The DNA window GAGCCTCCACCGGGAGATCGCGCTGCGCGCCTTCTCACTGGGCGCCCACGTGCTGTGCGAGAAGCCGCTCGCCATGACCGCGGCGGAGGGCCGCGACATGGTGGACGCGGCGGCCAAGGCCCAGCGGGTGGCGATGACCGGCTTCAACTGGCGCTTCGTGCCCGCGATGCAGCGCTTCCACTCGCTGGTGGAGGAGGGCGCGGTGGGGCGGCTCTTCCACGCGGGCGGTCGCTG is part of the Candidatus Methylomirabilota bacterium genome and encodes:
- a CDS encoding Gfo/Idh/MocA family oxidoreductase, which translates into the protein MARKTYRVGVIGLGFGRAHIPAFQASGCEVVAVCQRNQETARAVAERYGVPGVFEQWERMLDEARPDIVVIASPPSLHREIALRAFSLGAHVLCEKPLAMTAAEGRDMVDAAAKAQRVAMTGFNWRFVPAMQRFHSLVEEGAVGRLFHAGGR